The Gossypium hirsutum isolate 1008001.06 chromosome D02, Gossypium_hirsutum_v2.1, whole genome shotgun sequence region TTAGTTGATGAGGAAATGAACCAAACGAATCAAGAGGAGGCTTATTATGATTTCGACTTGTTTGTTATCGGTGCCGGGAGCGGTGGCGTTCGTGCTGCCAGATTCTCCGCTAACTATGGAGCTAAGGTTTCTCAAATTTCTAGCTTCTCTTACTTTAATCAAATCGAATTTGTTCAAAGTGATATCAATTTCTCAAAATCTGTTAGCTTGATAAATacttattttaatgtattaaatatgTTAATCGATTCTAAATGGGATGTTTTTGTGCGAATTGGGTGAACATATTCCTTAAATTAGCAACGGTGAAGAGTATAGCGTTTGAAGGAGGTTGTGTTTTGGGTTAGtgtgataaattgaattgatatgAAGCGTATGCTGAAGTttgaagtaaaaaatatataataaaatgcgaagaaaaaaaagaaagaaggaagttATCATCATTACCTGTGTTTAATTGCTTCATTCTAAGCAatggaaatggaaaaaaaaatgttaGGGTGTTTTTCTTCTATGTTATTGTATTTTGCTGGTGCTGTAGTAGTTGTTCAGCTTAATGGAAATCTTTTAATGGGATGGGTTAATTAGAcctaaaattttttctttgtgttTGCCAAAATATGGTactgatatttaaaaaaaaaaatgattGCTATCTTCTTTACATTAAGATCTTTACTATTAAATTTGATCGCAAAACCATTTGTGCATTTTCATTTTTGCTGTGGTGAAGTGTTGGTCATTGGCTTCTTGCGCTttttcacattgttttcttgaaTTTAGTTTGACTTTTTTATTTGTGTTCGCCAAAATATGGTactgatatttaaaaaaaaaaatgattGCTGTCTTCTGTTACATTAAGATCTTTACTATTAAATTTGATTGCAAAACCATTTGTGCATTTTCATTTTTGCTGTGGTGAAGTGTTGGTCATTGGCTTCTTGCGCTTTTTCacgttgttttcttgaatatagTTTGACTTTTTTATTGctattgtgtttatttttcttttcgaatatatatactttttgGCTTAAGAATTCAAATGTTATCTGTctatatgtttattaattaaatcaaatttcatgtaGGTTGGGATTTGTGAGCTCCCATTTCATCCAATCAGTTCAGAAGTCATTGGAGGAGTTGGTGGGACGTAAGTTGATTATTTTGATAATGTAGATAGTTTTGCTTCATCTTTGCTATGCTTGCTTATCATTTTTGTCTCACATTTTGTTCATAGGTGTGTTATTCGTGGTTGTGTTCCCAAAAAGATTTTGGTCTATGGAGCGGCATTTGGAAGTGAACTTGAGGTGAGACTGTGATTTCAATTAGAATCATATTAGATGGAAAATCTCTAActtaatttatagaaaatttctTATGTGCTTTGTTACAATCTTGACAAGATGTTGGCTTATAAATTTGTACAAGATTCAAGAATAGGAGGATATTTCTATAGTATCAGTCTATTCAATAATGTGTTTACTACCTTCTTATGCTATGGTTGGACTGTTGGGGCACATATAGCTATTTGCCCATTGCCATTCCAAAGTCATTAGAATTCTCATATACCTTCAGATTTGGCTTTATTTTGAGGGAAATAGGTAGCAAAGTAGGTTTGTTTCAGGCTATAAATAACCTCTCCATTAGGAATGATATCCATGCccgcttgagaattctattctgGTTTAGCCTTCTATCCTTTGTTACCCAGGCTTGGCAGTTTGGGGTGCCGTACCTGTGTTGACATGATCCAACATGAGATACAGATCAGATCCAGCGAAAATTGGTGGATATGGCGGTGGGTGAGAACTGAGAAGAGAAGAAAAtgcaaaaaaggaagaagaaaaacccaagaaggaaaggaaaaagaaacaagAAGGGTACAGGGCGGTGGCACTCATCAGAAAGCTTTGGGGAGAGAAAGAACAAAATAAACCCTTGAAGAAGAGGCtataatcaattaaaaaaaagatgaagttttgataaaaaaagaaaatggaagttTTGGAGAGAGAAAGAGAGCACGGCGGCAGCTTAGGAAAAGAAATTGAGAAGGGTCGGCTTAGGGTTAGAAAATGAAAAGGATATTTatcttttttactttattttcataaattttaaaggaaaaagaaaatccaatGAAACCCTTTTCATGTGCTTTGCTATTCAGCCTCCATATACACACTTTTCAAAGATTTGTGATAATTCAAATTTGGTCCTTGGGAAAAGTTGGATTATAGAAAATACATACTAGAATGTCATTTATCAAATTTGGTCCAATTTTTGAAGGTGTCTGAGTACTTGTGTTTAAAATTTGGATTGTGTTCCTGCGTCTAAAATTTTGAGACTTGACGAGTACTTCACTTGGATCTTTACCCATGTCCGAAGTCCAGGTAATGACAATCTATTTCATATGGACTGTTTGTATTCATCATGCAAACCATATATAATTCAGGCTATAACCTCTCCCATAGGAATGATGTCCACGCGTGCTTAAGAATTCTATTCTGGTTTAGCCTTCTATTTGGAATGTTTGATAGTTCTCCATCCTGTTATTGCTctaagttttctttttctttttttctttaaatcaaTAAAGATGTGGTTGACAGAGATGACTATGCATTTGATATGGACTGTTGTTTATATTCATTATCcaaaaattgttattattatttttcgaattttctagttcagttattccaccctccccctttttttttcttctcttcttttctgtTAGATTCTATTTTAAGCATGTATTCTGTTGTCTTTGGCATGAAGCAATCTGACATGTTTAGTTAACCAACTGCTAATGCTTGATAACTgaattgttttttgttttttttgtaggATGCTCGGAATTATGGATGGGATTTGAATGagaaacttgattttaattggaaGAAGCTTCTACATAAAAAGGTTTATTATAGTATCCTTCAgtacccttttatttttatttagttatatattttaaattttcagaaattttattttattttttacctcTTGAACTTGTAGACTGATGAAATAATCCGATTAAATGGAATTTACAAGCGGTTATTATCAAATGCTGGTGTTAAATTGTTTGAAGGGGAGGGAAAGATTGTAGGTCCAAATGAAGTTGAGGTGACACAACTGGATGGCACCAAATTGTCCTATTCAGCAAAGCATATACTAATTGCAACTGGCAGCAGGGCACACCGTCCTCCTATTCCTGGGCAGGTTTATACATTGATTCCCTTCTCGAATGATCAAAAAGTTTATGCATGTGCTGaatttggtattttataaataCTATGTAGCTTTATGATGACATTAGCTTCTCATTTGTTGTACCAAATACTTATAACTGCCATACCATTGATTcaggaatgaaattttattttaattgctttTAAGCTATACCTTTTACTTGACTCAAATTACCTTGATGTTAATTTGGTTGCTACATATGGTATAGAGGCAATATTCAAACTTATGGAGTGAATTATGTAGCTTTAGAGGTAGCATGATTTAGAATAGTAGTGTGAATGTGACCTAATTATGATCTTTTGCTTCTTCTATCAAAATCACCAATTTTGTTTATATGTAAAATGGATGGCATGTGGTTGCAGGTATGCAGGTTTGGTTCATTACCTATTGACTTTTTCTTTTAAAGTGAGCTAATAAAGAGATTTCATATAATTATTCATGAACTTTAGCTTCTTGTTTTCACAAGCATTCTATTGTTACAGGGATATTGGATAAACTTTGGGCCAACCTTTTACTTTTTCTTGCTGGCTTCGTGTGCTTGATTGTTTTTTGTTTGTAACTAGTATTAGAATATGACCAAACTTAAAATATGGACAAAGTGCAAATGGTTACTAGATTTGATATGTTTCTAAAACATCACTGCTAGCGTTCCCATTTCTTGTTTCTTAATTCTCCCTGATTTATGTTTTAGGAGTTGGGCATAACTTCTGATGAAGCATTGAGTTTGGAGGACTTGCCTAAGCATGCTGTTGTATTTGGAGGAGGGTATGATAGATGTCCTATTTGCATGTTCATTCTTTTCATCTGCTCAGTTTGCTAACATCTGAAGATGATTTGTACTCATCCAGGTACATTGCTGTTGAGTTTGCATCAATATGGAGAGGGTTGGGCGCTAATGTCGACCTCTTTTTCAGAAAGGAGCTTCCTTTGAGGTTCTTATTCAGTCTGATTTTATCCATTACTGTCAGATTTTTGTGGTATTTCATAAGAACTTCCTGATCTTATCtaagttaattttatttgatgttttttacAAGTCCTATGGTGATTATAATTGTTTTAGATCTGTCCTCTTAAACTGTTTAGAAATTTCTGCTTCATACTTTATGTGTACCTCTGATGTTTTCACTGGCATTTCATTTGGAAGTTAAAAGTGTTCCAATCTGTTGTGGGCATTTGGTAGttctttaaaatgatttaaatatattCATAAGAAAATTACCAAGACTGTTATGAAACGGGAAGAGATGGGCTTTAGGTTTATAACTGAGGGTGGGGACCAAGATTAGAAGTGGTAAGATATATGTCTATCCTGCAGAgggtttgatgatgaaatgagGGCAGTGGTTGCTAGAAATCTGGAAGGAAGGGGAATTAATTTGCATCCACAGACGAATTTGACTGAGGTActcagtttttaaattttattcagtttttcttttatattccatcAATATTTGTTAGTTTATACTAATCTATTTTCTTATAACTGTGAATTCAGTTGATTAAAACAGATAATGGCATAAAAGTTACTACAGACCACGGTGAAGAGTTGATAGCAGATGTTGTACTCTTTGCCACAGGTGGTTGCAATCCCTTTCTAGACCCTGATAAAATTTTTTCTTACTTCCATATCCTTGTTTagtttattccattttatttttctctcaatCTCTTGTAGAATTCTATATTGATGTCTGAAAGACCTGCCTTTTTTATTTCTTGGATGAATGGCAATGACCATTACACCGTTTAGTTCCACAGGTGCCCATTTGTGATAACATTCTGCTTCTCACCCTTTTTGGGTTACTATCAGTTCTAAATGTTCAGAGACTGAATGTCTTCCTGCTTgcttcatttattcaatttgtcaTAAAATTGTCATTAGCTCTTTCTCTCTCGCTCGCTCGTGTATATCCGtgataaatgtttattttatggTCATTCAACATTGCCTTTATCTTGATGATTAAACTTGCATGCAAtgttaaatattcaaaatatagtAGTTCTCATATTTGTCTTAATCATTACTCtttgaaaaatttgaaaagtaaatgcATTGAAATTGGTACTTTGAACCTTACTTATTTTGTATTTCTTTTAGATTTGTTAGTGAAATTTTGAATTACTCGCTACTAATTGGTGCAGTTCTATATAAGTACTTATTCATGCTTTTGAAGGTCCTGGTAATATTATTCAATGTCTTTTAAGATCTGAATCTTCTGCATTTGAACTTTCATATGTTTCACAAACTTGGTATACTGAGGGCCTGCTATTATCATTGAGAATATACTTCTTTTGGGAGATATTTTGACTTTGTTGTCAGTTGGAGTGTTGATTTTCTCTCCTGTTTATTACAGGCAGGTTACCAAACTCGAAGAGGTTGAATCTGGAAGCTGTAGGTGTGGAACTTGATAACACAGGAGCTGTGAAGGTTTTTTGTTAAGCCGTCTCTTATACATGTTTCTTATCAAATATTAGTAAATTATTTTCTTGAAATAAGTTGGCATCTGAATAATGTCAACTTGCATGCGTATGATTTTAATGCCACAAATCTGATGCTGTGTTTCTTTATTTCCTGTTTCTTTTGGATAATTTATTTTGACTTGTACCATGGAAGTATGGAATTTTACTCCCCGATAGGCTGATAGTGTTTAAGAAGGCATGCCTATAGAAAGAACTATGCATAGCTTCAGAGCTTATAATATGTAAAGCTAAAATGGCCTTCTCTAAGTGACATTGTTTGTGCTGCATTTCGTTTTATTTGTGCACCTTGTTCATTTTGTCCACATCTTTGATCTATATATAAAGATAACTTATTTTCCAATTTTCGTTCTGAATGGTTTGTTGGATATTTAGTTTAcataattatgttaattacatTGTGTATGTTCTCCTATATTGCATGAAAATAACAGTGGCATGACCTAGTTGAATTTTTATTACACTAATGTCAATCTATCTTCATCTTGCAGGTGGATGAGTACTCACGTACTAGCATTCCTAGTATATGGGCTGTTGGTGACGTTACAAATCGGATGAACCTAACTCCTGTAGCCTTAATGGAAGGAACCTGCTTTGCGGCAAGTGTTCTGTCTGAAGCTCTTATATTTTACCTGTATCAAGCATGCTATTTTGCCCCCACTTAAGCAATCACATATGATTACTTGAGCAATCACATatgttaaacttttttttaatgcaATGACATGTTTCTTCccttctctttttgttttctggGGAAATGCTTGCAGAAAACTGTTTTTGGTAAGGAACCTAGCAAACCAGACTACAGCCATGTACCTTGTGCTGTTTTTAGGTAATGAGATCTCTCTTTACATCATGCCTCTGGTGGTGGTTTTGTTGGTGTATGGATAGTTTAATTTAATCTACAGTATATCAATAAAAAATCATGTTTAAGTTTCTTACTTCTGAGGACCGTATGATTTAGAGTTGTTCTAGTTATTGGGTTTTTTATCCTTACTCGGAGCGCTGTTCAAATTTTCTGTTGAGTACCAGTACCACATTTACTGTTGGACCTATgcatttattatcttttcatatGGCTAGTGTCCATTTATCTTTTTACATTCCATTTTTCCTTTTAGTAAATTAATTGCTGTGCCCATTTGTTATTTTGCAGCATCCCTCCACTTTCTGTTGTTGGTCTCAGTGAAGAGCAGGCAATTGAGCAAGCAAATGGTGATGTTCTGGTTTTCACATCAACCTTCAATCCGATGAAGAACACTGTATCTGGGTATGATGATGACTTTGAGATGTTATTGcacagaaataaataaataaaaagagaaaatgttAACCAGTACATAGTGGCATTGATTTCATTGTACTTGTAAAAAGAAAAGTGTAATTATTATATTGCTTCTTCTTGAATTCAGTAAGAGTAGCTCATTAAAAGTAATATTTTCcctaaaatagtaattaaaaaatcCTTAACCAATAGCTAAAGGTGCCCGTTAATAAGAACCTATATAAAAATATGCAACCATCTTTGTGTTAGCCCCTCCTGCCTTTTCCTTTTTTCTGACAGTTTCATCTATCAATTAATTTGTATAACATATGGCTTCATTTGCATCTTTTACTAGATTGTGTTCTCAGGAATTGGTTTTACACTTGGAGACCTCATTTTTTAAGCAagtttgttttgttgttttttggTTGCCCCCCCCCCTCTTTAATTTCTAGGATCAAAGTTTCATACTGACAGAAGTTTAAGGTAGTAAATTGAGAAGCTTGTACAATGTGGCTTTGGGATGCAATCTTATATTCTTTGTATAGTCATATTTGGGTTTCAAATCTTCTATTTTTCCTAATATAATGCATCTAATGTTTTTTGACACTAAGGAGGCTAGTGTTtccttttgaaaaatattaacaatattttCAATATTGTTCAATTCTTGTATGTACTATTAGTACTTTTTGTTCTTTGCAATCCATAAATTTCTCCTCTTCTGCTTCTAGACGGCAAGAAAAGACTGTTATGAAGTTAGTCGTTGATGCGGAGACTGATAAAGTACTCGGTGCATCTATGTGTGGTCCAGATGCACCTGAAATTATGCAGGTACTTTGTTTGTTGGTTCTTTTGAAGTACATACGTGTCTCCATTTGTCCGTATAAATTCTAATGCCTTGGTAATTTAAATAAAGATTATGGTAAGCAATATGAATTTAGTTGGTAATGTGGTCTGATTTTGCAAGTGAATAGGGTAAATTCTACATAGCCCTAAGAAAATTTAATTGGATTGAGATAGTACATTGTTTTACGATCAACATTTTCTTACATTGCCTTTTTTCCTTGATCGAAAATTCAAGTACTAGAGAATATTGAAAACTCTGATGCCAAAAGAGGATGATTTCTATGTCATCATGGACTTCCTAGAGAACTTGCGCCTTCTAGTAGAATGTAGATGCACCATCTTATGCTGCAATTATTGCTTGATCATATTAATGAGTatgattctttttttatttaaaaaattttcttccatTTGGAGGGTCATATCCTCGTATATCTATATTTGTGTTGGATGTGGAtattcaaaaaacaaaaaaaagaaagaaaaaaagaaaaaaaaggagagtcAATGAAATTgctattatttttcaaaatattatgcAAATGGCAATGATTAGTTGTGCCCAATTTTGTGTGTGGTTTTGCCTTGCATAGGTTGCATAAGGTAGGTGAACTACACAGCAAAGTTATATGCCTGATGGCCTTGCTCATTGTTTTCTCTTGCAATAGGCTGCATTCAAGAATGAGGTGAACCACATTGCATATTATAGGCCAAATAATCATAGCTCTAatgttttctttttggtttttcatTTTAGGGCATTGCTGTTGCACTGAAGTGTGGAGCGACTAAAGCACAATTTGACAGCACAGTAAGTTGAACTCGTCTTCAAAACTAGTTTTCTGGTTTGACTTATGCACTCTAATACTATACTTTAGATTGATTTAACATCAAGCTGCATTTGCTATCTCAAACCAATTAGGTGAAGCTGTTTCTTTAGGCAGAGTAATTTTTTAGCTAGAGGCAATGAATAGCAAATAGTTAACCCGTAGATTGTCAATTATGTGTTTGCATGAGCAAAGATTTGACGTACTTCTCGTTATGATAATTATTTTGTCTGAAAatgcaaaggtagatgttataaTCATTGGCTACACACTGTAGCTTTTCCAATATAATTAGTTTGCTTATTTATGGAGGACAAGATTTTGGAACatcgttttttttatttcttcaaggATTTATCTGACCCTGGCCATCCGAGCTTATCCCGTTTGTGAAATTTCTTATACAATAAACCcatataaaataatacaattggGGCTAAGGAAAAAAGatattaagtaattttaattttcaataaaatgatTAGATTATTCATTACTTTATAAAGAATTTTATGCttaattcttatatttgtatattaatattttcttttaataaaaaatacgTGGATAACTTATAAATGAGAAACACTAAACAGAGACAACAATTCATATTTACATTGAATTTTTGAAGTTAATGTGTCAAGTGTGTCGTGTTCATCGCCAAATTAAAGATGACGTTCAATTTGTTTATGTAAAAAGAAAGCGCTTATTTTGAGAAAGAGTTTAAATGAAAAGGTAAAAAATTGTTAAGTGAAAATTTGCTTGTATTTGTTAGGCTCTAaagaaatgtttaaaaaaaattattatgcactaataaaattattttaatgcatTGATCCTAGTCAAGAGTGAGTTTATTAATGGGAATTTTCATTTATTGAGCAAGTTTTTGAACTCTTTTCCTCAGGTCGGCATACATCCTTCCGCTGCCGAGGAGTTTGTGACCATGCGATCTGTTTCACGGCGTATTACCTGTAGCGGGAAACCAAAGACAAATCTGTAGACAACATATCAAGGAAACTTGCAGTCCTGGTGATATAGAAGCAACATTTCTTATGATCATAGATATTTCAGAGAAAAGGTAATAGTTAATTGGTAAGGGTTATATTTGGTTTGATCTTTATTCACAATAAAAGGCTCATCTATCTTATTTTATGTTGTATTTGTTAAAAATAGTGGCCACCACCAATGTATTTTTACCTTTGTACCTTATCAGCGTACTGAAAAATTTGGATTAGCATCATTGAGTTCTgtagtaatgaaaagttattattGGACTATGTTAACGGTTTAGTTACATTGTCTGTTCaatattttagaatttgtttGTGTTTGAATGATCATATGTTTTTGTAGTTTTGTACTGAATATGCGTCGGATAGGCATTTCAAGGAAAAGAAATGAAGATTACGTATATTTTAACTCGAGTGGCTTTTTGCTGCTATACTAGGGGCCAAAATCCAAATGCCAGGATTACAATACAAACAATATATAATGGTTTGTATTTGATATACTGTGATTTAGATAATGTcaagttattgaattttttatttttaatgaaataacatCGTTTGATTCATTTAACAGCATGGTTTTAATGAAGTAAATGAAAACATTTTCATGCTCTCCCATTTTATTGATCTCATGCAAATTTCAGGAGTTAGCAATACAATTTACAGTTCTCATGAAGGGAGAAGTGAGATCCAGTTTACACAGTACAATTTTCAGTTATAAGCCTTAGGAAGGAAAATAGAAAGAACCCTAAATCAACGGCCTCATAGAATCTTAACTATGTAacttttataattacaaaatttatgtTGGGGAGTTTTAGTCATGGTAAATTTACATTGTTTATTGGAGAAAAGAAAGGAGATCATTCTTCTATCTTCACCAATCAATATTGGTACTCGAAATGGCAACCGTCGTAACCTGTTTTCACACGAAAGTTTAACACAAATTAATAGCCCATTTTATAACAATAGAAACTTTTCACCGGGTCTTGGCTTGACAAAATTCTGTAAGAGCATAAGATTTGAGTTTTTAGTAGTGTcagattgaattgtaaatttttgGAGCCAAAACTTTTCAGTTTTGGGGACCAAAAGAATAAATTTTGCCAAACCAAGGTTGGCTAAGACCCTGCCTTCTCCTGAAAATCTTACTCAAAGGATACTCTGAATCGAGTCAGATAGTTTTTATGGGAAAATCTAATTGAAAGTTTCACTTAGATAAACTGTAATTATATCTTATGACTAGGCCAAGTCCGGAGCTTAATAAACCCTATTTAAAGGCGGCCTAAACCAAACCGGTCAGTTTCCA contains the following coding sequences:
- the LOC107908477 gene encoding glutathione reductase, chloroplastic; translation: MARKMLVDEEMNQTNQEEAYYDFDLFVIGAGSGGVRAARFSANYGAKVGICELPFHPISSEVIGGVGGTCVIRGCVPKKILVYGAAFGSELEDARNYGWDLNEKLDFNWKKLLHKKTDEIIRLNGIYKRLLSNAGVKLFEGEGKIVGPNEVEVTQLDGTKLSYSAKHILIATGSRAHRPPIPGQELGITSDEALSLEDLPKHAVVFGGGYIAVEFASIWRGLGANVDLFFRKELPLRGFDDEMRAVVARNLEGRGINLHPQTNLTELIKTDNGIKVTTDHGEELIADVVLFATGRLPNSKRLNLEAVGVELDNTGAVKVDEYSRTSIPSIWAVGDVTNRMNLTPVALMEGTCFAKTVFGKEPSKPDYSHVPCAVFSIPPLSVVGLSEEQAIEQANGDVLVFTSTFNPMKNTVSGRQEKTVMKLVVDAETDKVLGASMCGPDAPEIMQGIAVALKCGATKAQFDSTVGIHPSAAEEFVTMRSVSRRITCSGKPKTNL